Below is a window of Arcobacter sp. LA11 DNA.
GTCCAGCAACACTTAACATAAGTGCTTGGAAAGAGCTAATATGCCCTTCTTTATCATGAACAGTATCTCTTAAAATATTAAACATTTTGAAAAAGTATCTAAACTGTACAAACTTAGAACTTACTGTAAAAAATATACCCAAAGCAGGAAGTAAATATATTAAAATATTTCCCCAAATAAGGTTATTTAAAAAGTCATTTATTTCAGCTAACATCTGTTTCTCCTTTTTAGTTAAGAGAAGTTTAACATGGGCAAGAGGGTTAAAAGTGTTTTTTGTATTTGAAAAGTAATAAAAAGTAAAATTATTAACTTTACTTTTTATTAGATGATTAGACTAACATTTTTTAAGAAGTTTTTTTAACCATTTTTCAGCAGTTTTTACATCTTCAAATCTTTGAGACTTTGCTACTTGGTCTTGACCTTCATAAAATCTAACTCTAATTCCATCTTCTACATGGTCGATTTTTGTTCTAGTGATTTTCGCCATATTAAGAAAAACTCTTTCATTTAATTGTACAAACATATTTTTCCTTTTTATTTTTATTGATTTTAACATAAAATTCAAAAAAGGTAAAATATTTTTTACTTTTTATTTCAATTTATCTATGTATTGCTTACTTTTGTATCTCTTTACTTTTTTTATAATTCTTATTATAATATATTTTTAAAAGGATTTACTATGAACTCTTTACCTTATTCACAAAATAGTTTTATAGATGAAATCAATTCTGTATTAGTTGATTTTTTTGAAGTATGTAAAAACTTTATATATAAACATCACAAAATATTAGGCTACTTCTAGTCTGTAAAAGTACTACTTTCCATAGTATAATCACGTTTAACTTCTGCAATTCTAATTCTATAATCTTTAAAAATAGAGTCTCTACCTTTTTTTTGTGCCGCCATATGATCAATATTTGCTTTCCAATCAAGTAATGATTTTTCATCTTCCCAAAAAGATAAAGACAATAATTTACCTTCATTTACTAATGACTGAAACCTTTCAATAGACAAAAAACCAGGCATTTTAATAAGTTGTTCTTTTAATATTGCCGCAATATCTAAATATTGGTCTTTCTTTCCATCTGCTATTTCTACTTCAAATATTACTGAATACATTAGTTTCCTCTTCTAACATTAGTAATTGTTTTTCCACCAATAGCATAATTATCAGTAGATATTTCATCAATAGTTACTACACAAGTTTTTTCACCACGTCCAAAAACTTCAACAAAAGAATTTGTCAATTTTTTTGCCAGTTGTTCTTTCTGCTCTTTTGTAGCACCACCATCTTCATGTGTCATTTTTACATTTATAATTGGCAAAATTTATCCTTTTTACAATTTCTTTTGTTCTTCAGTCATAATTGTTTTAGAGAAAAATAATAGCAAAATTCCACCAAATACAATTAATGCAGTTAAATATAATGCATAATCATAGTTTCCATATTTTTCAACAAAATATACAGAATAAAGAGGAGCCACAACTTGTCCT
It encodes the following:
- a CDS encoding 4-oxalocrotonate tautomerase family protein; this encodes MPIINVKMTHEDGGATKEQKEQLAKKLTNSFVEVFGRGEKTCVVTIDEISTDNYAIGGKTITNVRRGN
- a CDS encoding sodium-dependent tyrosine transporter; translated protein: MFVQLNERVFLNMAKITRTKIDHVEDGIRVRFYEGQDQVAKSQRFEDVKTAEKWLKKLLKKC
- a CDS encoding antibiotic biosynthesis monooxygenase, translating into MYSVIFEVEIADGKKDQYLDIAAILKEQLIKMPGFLSIERFQSLVNEGKLLSLSFWEDEKSLLDWKANIDHMAAQKKGRDSIFKDYRIRIAEVKRDYTMESSTFTD